In Deinococcus sp. Marseille-Q6407, a single window of DNA contains:
- a CDS encoding ParA family protein, producing the protein MTGQTRVILMFIHAGGAGKTSTTRDLGAELARRGKRVLLIDLDPQANLTTWLGIYDAEPAQTVQGALMDYEPLPEPLQVHGMSLIPSHLSLARTERILGGLTNSEGRLRLAIDALRESGEYDYILLDSPPSLGRITSNAANSADWVVVPIQAALKGLNALDGVQETITEHSRTNRGLKVAMYLITQMNNTKVAHEMVAAFREILGDRLAGPMTSRPAVYGKAQTEGRPIGSDRGDADALREIAAATDTLLERVEDRA; encoded by the coding sequence ATGACCGGTCAGACCAGAGTAATCCTGATGTTCATCCACGCAGGGGGAGCGGGTAAAACGTCCACCACACGCGACCTGGGGGCCGAGTTGGCCCGCCGGGGCAAACGGGTTTTGCTGATTGACCTTGACCCGCAGGCCAACTTGACCACCTGGCTGGGCATTTATGACGCGGAACCGGCCCAGACCGTTCAGGGTGCCTTGATGGACTATGAACCCCTGCCTGAGCCGCTGCAGGTTCACGGCATGAGTCTGATTCCAAGCCACCTCTCTTTGGCCCGTACCGAGCGGATTCTGGGCGGACTGACCAACTCCGAAGGGCGCCTCCGGCTGGCGATTGACGCTCTGCGGGAAAGCGGCGAATACGATTACATCCTTCTGGATTCTCCTCCCAGCCTGGGACGTATTACCAGCAACGCCGCAAATTCGGCAGACTGGGTCGTGGTCCCTATCCAGGCCGCTCTTAAAGGTCTGAACGCTCTGGACGGAGTGCAGGAAACCATCACCGAGCATAGCCGCACCAACCGGGGGCTCAAGGTGGCAATGTATCTGATTACTCAGATGAACAACACCAAGGTGGCCCACGAGATGGTCGCTGCGTTCAGGGAAATTCTGGGAGACCGCCTCGCCGGGCCGATGACCAGCCGCCCAGCTGTTTATGGCAAGGCGCAGACCGAGGGGAGACCCATCGGCAGTGACCGTGGGGATGCCGATGCCCTGCGTGAGATTGCTGCGGCCACGGATACCCTGCTGGAGCGTGTGGAGGACCGAGCATGA
- a CDS encoding ParB/RepB/Spo0J family partition protein: MSKKPSTPALQAAMARASKAQSGIRAAEERHVPVEYLHLDDLEISPFQARRDFQQIEELARDIAENGVLQPVLVRPLENGRYQLVAGERRLRASRQAQQVTIPAVIREMTDLEARTHGLRENLQREDLNAYEVARAVLELTALQLERPAEEVQSELRGAAPAEETVRVLGEVLKFVDKDLTYLSYRRNYLSLLRLPDHLVAAIEQGAPYSAVLAIRSATPEQQRQWLPLIVSGEWSRRQVQQALQESRQAGNSAQQQETTTNSWDQQMRQVSRKFTAKRLGTLDKRKRQKAQRLLDELAKLLEE, encoded by the coding sequence ATGAGTAAAAAACCCAGCACGCCCGCGTTGCAGGCGGCCATGGCCCGTGCCAGCAAAGCCCAGAGCGGCATTCGCGCTGCCGAGGAACGCCATGTGCCGGTGGAGTACCTCCACCTTGACGACCTGGAAATCTCCCCTTTTCAGGCCCGCAGGGACTTTCAGCAGATAGAAGAGCTGGCCAGAGACATTGCAGAGAACGGCGTGCTGCAGCCGGTGCTGGTGCGGCCCCTTGAGAATGGCCGTTATCAGCTGGTGGCCGGAGAACGGCGCCTGCGGGCATCCAGGCAGGCACAGCAGGTGACCATTCCAGCAGTGATCCGCGAGATGACGGATTTGGAAGCACGGACGCATGGCCTGCGCGAGAACTTGCAGCGCGAGGATCTCAACGCTTACGAAGTGGCCCGCGCCGTTCTGGAACTGACGGCCCTGCAGCTGGAACGTCCTGCAGAGGAGGTCCAGTCAGAACTGAGAGGCGCGGCCCCTGCTGAGGAGACAGTGCGGGTGCTCGGCGAAGTACTGAAATTCGTGGATAAGGACCTGACTTACCTCAGCTACCGGCGGAATTATCTTTCTTTGCTGAGGTTGCCTGACCATCTGGTAGCTGCCATTGAACAGGGGGCCCCTTACTCGGCGGTGCTGGCCATCCGGTCTGCGACGCCAGAGCAGCAGCGGCAGTGGCTGCCCCTAATTGTCTCTGGCGAGTGGAGCCGCAGGCAGGTGCAGCAAGCACTCCAGGAGTCCCGGCAAGCGGGGAACAGCGCCCAACAGCAGGAGACGACAACAAACAGCTGGGACCAGCAGATGAGACAGGTCAGCCGCAAATTCACGGCGAAGCGGCTGGGGACTCTGGACAAGCGCAAACGTCAGAAAGCCCAGCGGCTTCTGGATGAACTGGCGAAGCTGCTGGAAGAGTAA
- a CDS encoding BPL-N domain-containing protein, translated as MRHNLSSSLQQADLLVIPGGNEDLADTWQRLTVKDQRAVDTFVHQGGKYLGICLGAYLAGDFQSQAERVGWRWLNATEYQGPLQGDVMEALVKTQWQRPAQTRLLYFSEGTSFGRVPPPRAQVLAHYSNGEIAAMIVPVGRGAAGVIGPHPEANEDWYDLEDLGDTDGYDADMLYTFLDALM; from the coding sequence GTGCGTCATAACCTCAGCAGCTCGCTGCAGCAGGCCGACCTCTTGGTGATACCCGGAGGCAACGAGGACCTGGCCGACACCTGGCAGCGGCTGACCGTCAAAGACCAGCGGGCAGTGGACACTTTTGTCCACCAGGGTGGCAAATACTTGGGCATCTGCCTGGGAGCTTATCTGGCCGGTGATTTCCAGAGCCAAGCGGAGCGTGTGGGCTGGCGGTGGTTGAACGCCACAGAATACCAGGGGCCACTTCAAGGTGATGTCATGGAAGCCCTGGTCAAGACGCAGTGGCAGCGCCCAGCACAAACCCGGCTGCTTTATTTTTCCGAAGGCACCAGTTTCGGGCGGGTGCCCCCACCACGTGCCCAGGTCCTGGCCCACTACAGCAACGGCGAGATTGCCGCAATGATCGTCCCGGTGGGCCGGGGGGCCGCCGGCGTGATCGGGCCGCATCCGGAGGCGAATGAAGACTGGTACGACCTAGAAGACTTAGGTGATACCGACGGCTACGACGCTGACATGCTGTACACCTTCCTGGACGCACTGATGTGA